Proteins found in one Quercus robur chromosome 2, dhQueRobu3.1, whole genome shotgun sequence genomic segment:
- the LOC126713966 gene encoding protein trichome birefringence-like 19, which yields MDTQNFLSYSSPIMVHFIELSLGKGIMIPHNRTVKVLLQALTVIFLVVIPLYLVLNNSSTPLLSPKDNVMSIKLGKKCDIYRGKWVPYPNDLYYTNETCPEIFDQQNCMKFGRPDTEFLKWRWKPEECELPIFDAVRFLELLKGKSLAFVGDSLGRNHMQSLMCLLTRVGYPKDVYYPDPRFKRWFYEDYNFTLLSFWSPHLVKAIDTDPNGPTYNRLMNLYLDEADPIWASQIETFDYVIFSAGRWFFGPQMFYENGQIVGCHKCLKNDIKNVSMFYGYREAFRTSFRTLVELKNFKGMVILRTLSPQHFENGEWNSGGKCVRTRPVSNLEMKLARDDLELYMTQVEELRAAEKHGRKRGLKFRMLDTTEAMIVRPDGHPNHYGHWPHENVTIADCVHWCLPGPVDTWNEFLLQMLKMEHEDSI from the exons ATGGACactcaaaattttctttcatattcCTCTCCAATAATGGTTCATTTCATTGAGCTTTCCCTTGGAAAGGGCATTATGATACCACACAATAGAACCGTTAAAGTTCTCTTACAAGCCCTCACAGTCATTTTCCTCGTAGTCATCCCTCTCTACCTGGTATTAAACAATTCATCTACGCCATTGCTATCTCCAAAAGACAATGTCATGAGCATAAAATTAGGAAAGAAATGCGATATATATCGTGGAAAATGGGTTCCTTACCCCAATGATCTTTATTACACTAACGAAACTTGTCCTGAGATCTTCGACCAACAAAATTGCATGAAGTTTGGAAGACCAGATACCGAGTTCTTGAAATGGAGGTGGAAACCAGAAGAATGCGAGCTACCTATCTTTGATGCAGTGCGATTCTTGGAGCTTCTCAAAGGGAAGTCATTAGCATTTGTTGGAGACTCTTTGGGAAGAAACCACATGCAGTCATTGATGTGCCTCTTGACTAGA GTGGGATATCCTAAAGATGTTTATTACCCAGATCCAAGGTTCAAACGCTGGTTTTATGAGGACTACAACTTCACACTGTTATCCTTCTGGTCACCACACTTGGTTAAAGCCATAGACACAGACCCGAATGGGCCAACCTACAATCGCCTCATGAACCTTTACTTAGACGAAGCTGACCCTATTTGGGCATCTCAAATTGAGACATTTGACTATGTGATATTCTCAGCTGGAAGATGGTTCTTTGGGCCACAAATGTTCTATGAAAATGGTCAGATTGTTGGTTGCCATAAATGTCTcaaaaatgacataaaaaatGTGTCTATGTTCTATGGGTACAGAGAGGCCTTTAGAACATCCTTTAGGACCCTTGTAGAACTTAAAAATTTCAAGGGGATGGTAATTTTAAGGACATTGTCTCCACAGCATTTTGAGAATGGGGAATGGAATAGTGGAGGGAAATGTGTAAGAACAAGGCCTGTGTCCAATTTAGAGATGAAATTGGCTAGGGATGATTTGGAGTTGTACATGACTCAAGTGGAGGAGCTAAGGGCAGCAGAGAAGCATGGGAGGAAAAGGGGTTTGAAATTTAGGATGCTAGATACAACTGAGGCTATGATAGTGAGACCAGATGGACACCCAAACCATTATGGACATTGGCCACATGAAAATGTTACTATAGCAGATTGTGTCCATTGGTGCTTGCCTGGCCCTGTTGACACTTGGAATGAGTTCTTGCTTCAGATGTTGAAGATGGAACATGAGGATTCCATTTGA
- the LOC126713967 gene encoding protein trichome birefringence-like 19 yields the protein MKLQSIELPFGKNQSLHKSPKIVLLVIFTLVFLIVIPYYPLLKYPLYLVKNSSEPSSFYDSNDELISVQSINEKCDLFSGEWIPNPDAPYYTNTTCWAIHEHQNCMKYGRPDSEFMKWRWKPHECNLPIFNPAQFLEVVRGKSLAFVGDSVGRNQMQSLICLLSRVEYPIDVSYTPDEHFKRWRYMSYNFTLATFWTPHLVKGEEADNNGPTHTGLFNLYLDEFDEEWTTQVEEFDYLIISAGHWFFRPMVYYENHQIVGCHYCLLDNVTDLTMYYGYRKAFRTAFKAINSLKNYKGITFLRTYAPSHFENGLWNQGGNCVRTKPFRSNEIKLDDQNLELYVAQVEEFRKAEKEGKKKGLRYRLLDTTQAMLLRPDGHPSRYGHWPHENVTLYNDCVHWCLPGPIDTWSDFLLEMLKREGVRSHEEKLQYLSDRKLQVR from the exons ATGAAGCTCCAATCCATTGAGCTTCCCTTTGGGAAAAACCAGTCACTACACAAGTCACCAAAGATAGTTCTACTAGTAATATTCACCCTAGTTTTTCTCATAGTCATACCCTATTACCCTTTGCTAAAGTACCCTCTATATCTTGTCAAAAATTCTTCAGAACCCTCCTCTTTTTATGATTCCAATGATGAATTAATAAGTGTACAGTCCATCAATGAAAAGTGTGACTTGTTTTCTGGAGAATGGATTCCAAATCCAGATGCTCCATACTACACAAACACAACGTGTTGGGCAATACATGAGCATCAAAATTGCATGAAATATGGGAGACCAGATAGTGAATTCATGAAATGGAGGTGGAAACCACATGAGTGTAACCTACCTATTTTCAACCCAGCACAATTCCTTGAAGTGGTCAGAGGAAAGTCTTTGGCCTTTGTTGGAGATTCTGTGGGAAGAAACCAAATGCAATCCTTGATTTGCCTCCTATCTAGG gTAGAATATCCTATAGACGTTTCATACACACCGGATGAGCATTTCAAACGTTGGAGATACATGAGTTACAACTTCACCCTAGCCACTTTTTGGACACCTCATTTAGTAAAAGGCGAGGAAGCAGACAATAATGGTCCAACCCACACAGGCCTCTTCAATCTCTACCTTGATGAGTTTGATGAGGAATGGACAACCCAAGTCGAAGAATTTGACTACTTGATCATCTCTGCGGGCCATTGGTTCTTCAGGCCAATGGTATACTATGAAAATCACCAAATTGTTGGCTGCCATTATTGTCTTCTAGATAATGTTACCGACCTAACAATGTACTATGGTTACAGAAAAGCATTTAGGACTGCCTTTAAAGCCATTAATAGCTTGAAAAACTACAAGGGTATAACATTTCTTAGGACTTATGCACCATCACATTTTGAAAATGGTTTGTGGAACCAAGGTGGGAATTGTGTGAGAACTAAGCCATTTAGGAGCAATGAGATAAAATTGGACGATCAAAATTTAGAGCTGTACGTGGCCCAAGTGGAGGAATTTAGGAAGGcagagaaagaagggaaaaagaaagGTTTGAGATACAGGTTACTTGATACAACACAAGCAATGTTATTAAGACCAGATGGTCACCCTAGTAGATATGGGCATTGGCCACATGAAAATGTGACATTGTACAATGATTGTGTGCACTGGTGCTTGCCAGGACCCATCGACACTTGGAGTGACTTTCTTCTTGAGATGTTGAAGAGGGAAGGTGTGAGATCACACGAGGAGAAGCTTCAATATTTGAGTGACAGAAAATTGCAAGTTAGATAG